The Helianthus annuus cultivar XRQ/B chromosome 16, HanXRQr2.0-SUNRISE, whole genome shotgun sequence genome includes a window with the following:
- the LOC110916149 gene encoding signal peptide peptidase-like 4 isoform X2: protein MVCEPDENNVHIGIPAVMLPQDAGSSLETSIQNKLNVYVQLYSPKRPLVDVAEVFLWLMAVGTILCASYWSAWTAREAAIEQDKILKDASDEYLNTESSRSSGVVDINTTSAVLFVVIASCFLIMLYKLMSYWFIEVLVVLFAIGGVEGLQTCLVALLSCFRCFDHAAQTFVKVPFLGAVSYLTLSVSPFCVTFAVVWAVYRRISFAWIGQDILGIALIVTVIQIIRVPNLKVGTVLLSCAFLYDIFWVFVSKWWFHESVMIMVARGDKSGEDGIPMLLKIPRMFDPWGGYSIIGFGDIILPGLLVAFSLRYDWLSNKSLRAGYFLWAMLAYGLGLLITYVALNLMDGHGQPALLYIVPFTVGTLLTLGKHRGDLRHLWSKGEPDRLCPHVQLQSSEQ, encoded by the exons ATGGTGTGTGAACCAGATGAAAATAATGTGCATATTGGCATCCCCGCAGTAATGCTTCCCCAAGATGCTGGTTCTAGCTTGGAAACAAGTATCCAGAATAAATTAAACG TTTACGTGCAGCTATATTCTCCAAAGCGCCCTCTGGTTGATGTTGCTGAGGTGTTTTTATGGCTTATGGCTGTTGGTACCATATTATGTGCGTCTTACTGGTCTGCATGGACTGCACGAGAAGCAGCCATTGAACAGGACAAAATATTAAAG GACGCTTCTGATGAATACTTGAATACAGAATCTTCTCGATCAAGTGGCGTGGTGGACATCAACACAACATCTGCAGTTCTGTTTGTTGTGATCGCATCATGTTTCTTGATCATGCTTTACAAGCTGATGTCATACTGGTTTATTGAGGTCCTTGTTGTCTTGTTTGCCATTGGTGGTGTTGAG GGCCTGCAAACTTGTTTGGTGGCTCTGTTATCATG TTTCAGATGCTTTGATCATGCTGCACAAACATTCGTCAAGGTTCCGTTCTTAGGTGCTGTCTCGTATTTGACCCTCAGTGTCTCTCCATTCTGTGTAACATTTGCTGTTGTATGGGCTGTTTATCGCAGAATTTCCTTTGCTTGGATTGGTCAAGATATACTT GGTATCGCGCTGATAGTCACGGTAATCCAGATAATACGAGTGCCTAATCTCAAG GTGGGAACAGTTCTCCTCAGCTGTGCATTCTTGTACGACATTTTCTGGGTGTTTGTTTCCAAATGGTGGTTTCATGAAAGTGTGATGATAATG GTAGCACGTGGTGATAAGAGCGGAGAAGATGGCATCCCAATGTTACTGAAAATCCCACGAATGTTTGATCCGTGGGGTGGCTATAGCATTATCGGATTCGGTGACATTATATTACCGGGGCTATTAGTGGCCTTTTCTCTAAG GTATGATTGGTTGTCAAACAAGAGTTTGCGGGCCGGCTACTTCTTATGGGCAATGCTTGCTTATGGATTAG GTCTGCTAATTACGTACGTGGCTCTGAACTTGATGGACGGACATGGTCAACCTGCTTTGCTTTACATTGTTCCTTTCACAGTCG GCACGTTATTGACGTTAGGGAAGCATCGAGGAGATCTGAGACACTTGTGGTCAAAAGGAGAACCTGACCGGCTTTGCCCTCATGTTCAACTACAATCTTCCGAACAATAA
- the LOC110919986 gene encoding uncharacterized protein LOC110919986, with protein sequence MVNGPRYSAKEKGKRPYEPSWQEQQVVFPVVRGGPRATRPVVITGILGHYETDYIFIDPGSTADIIYEQCFNQLDEEDKARLEPVDYPLSGFCNEMVFPLGQISFPVTLSDGKHSRTTNVNFMVMPVKSRHDVLLGRETQGELNMVTSTPHSAIGFPTKTGVAIIYAKKEVMSTDELRPTKAAKRENTPAFQGGSNHLQGPPQTKRETGWPP encoded by the exons atggtcaacggacccagGTACAGCGCGAAAGAGAAAGGCAAACGCCCTTATGAACCTTCGTGGCAAGAGCAGCAAGTTGTATTTCCAGTAGTGCGCGGCGGACCTCGCGCCACACGTCCTGTGGTCATCACCGGCATACTCGGGCATTATGAAACTGACTACATATTCATAGACCCGGGAAGTACTGCCGACATCATTTATGAGCAATGTTTCAATCAGCTGGATGAAGAGGATAAAGCGCGACTCGAACCTgtcgattatcctttgtctgGATTTTGCAACGAAATGGTTTTTCCTCTCGGACAGATCAGTTTCCCTgtcacgctctctgacgggaaacactcaagaacaacaaatgtgaacttTATGGTAATGCCAGTGAAATCAAGGCATGATGTGCTTCTTGGGAGGGAAACACAAGGCGAGCTAAACATGGTGACGTCAACGCCTCATTCTGCAATAGGTTTCCCAACCAAAACAGGAGTAGCAATCATATACGCCAAGAAGGAAGTAATGTCAACTGACGAGCTGCGCCCAACAAAGGCGGCAAAG cgcgaaaacactccagcatttCAAGGTGGTTCAAAccacctccaaggtcctccgcaaacaaagcgcgagaccgggtGGCCACCTTAA
- the LOC110919987 gene encoding uncharacterized protein LOC110919987, producing the protein MDQVREGMSPYYKCSWVPEKCNIFVWRSRLDRIPTRQALARRNIHIVSVDCVFCGETAESVDHLFTACEKSMRAWNRFCAWANIPHILAFSFGDLVDHYKSCPGNKDYKEVIKGLIVVACWCIWKARNAKFFSSMESSWGEIFREIRTLGFFWLKNRSKHCNIEWIEWCKSPLYMF; encoded by the coding sequence ATGGATCAAGTGAGGGAAGGTATGTCTCCTTATTATAAGTGTTCTTGGGTGCCCGAGAAATGCAATATATTTGTGTGGAGATCTAGGCTTGATCGGATCCCTACTAGACAAGCTCTAGCTAGGCGTAACATCCATATTGTTTCGGTCGATTGTGTGTTTTGTGGGGAAACGGCCGAATCGGTGGACCACTTGTTTACGGCTTGTGAGAAATCCATGAGGGCGTGGAATCGGTTTTGTGCGTGGGCTAATATCCCCCACATCTTGGCGTTTTCTTTCGGTGATCTAGTTGATCATTACAAGAGCTGCCCTGGGAATAAGGATTACAAAGAGGTTATTAAGGGGCTTATTGTCGTGGCTTGTTGGTGTATATGGAAAGCGAGGAATGCGAAGTTTTTCTCGAGTATGGAGAGTAGTTGGGGTGAGATTTTTAGGGAGATTAGGACTCTTGGCTTCTTTTGGTTAAAAAATAGATCGAAGCATTGTAATATTGAATGGATAGAGTGGTGTAAATCCCCGTTGTATATGTTCTAG
- the LOC110916149 gene encoding signal peptide peptidase-like 4 isoform X1, whose translation MEVPTNRSRAVLQVAVFSLICSFSFVFAGDIVHQDDIAPKRPGCDNNFVLVKVPTWIGDSEEEEFVGVGARFGPTLESKEKDANKSRVALADPPDCCSTPKNKLTGEVILVHRGNCSFTDKAHVAEAAGASAILIVNNQTELFKMVCEPDENNVHIGIPAVMLPQDAGSSLETSIQNKLNVYVQLYSPKRPLVDVAEVFLWLMAVGTILCASYWSAWTAREAAIEQDKILKDASDEYLNTESSRSSGVVDINTTSAVLFVVIASCFLIMLYKLMSYWFIEVLVVLFAIGGVEGLQTCLVALLSCFRCFDHAAQTFVKVPFLGAVSYLTLSVSPFCVTFAVVWAVYRRISFAWIGQDILGIALIVTVIQIIRVPNLKVGTVLLSCAFLYDIFWVFVSKWWFHESVMIMVARGDKSGEDGIPMLLKIPRMFDPWGGYSIIGFGDIILPGLLVAFSLRYDWLSNKSLRAGYFLWAMLAYGLGLLITYVALNLMDGHGQPALLYIVPFTVGTLLTLGKHRGDLRHLWSKGEPDRLCPHVQLQSSEQ comes from the exons ATGGAAGTACCAACAAACCGAAGCAGAGCCGTACTTCAGGTAGCTGTATTTTCCCTGATTTGCAGCTTTTCTTTCGTTTTCGCTGGAGATATTGTTCATCAGGATGATATAGCACCTAAACGGCCTGGATGTGACAACAATTTCGTTCTG GTCAAAGTGCCTACTTGGATTGGTGATAGTGAAGAAGAAGAGTTTGTAGGCGTTGGTGCCCGATTCGGTCCTACATTGGAATCGAAGGAGAAGGATGCGAATAAAAGCAGAGTCGCTCTTGCAGACCCTCCGGATTGTTGTAGTACGCCTAAAAACAAG CTTACGGGTGAAGTTATCTTGGTGCACCGAGGCAACTGCAGTTTTACTGACAAGGCACATGTAGCTGAAGCTGCAGGCGCTTCAGCAATCCTTATTGTTAACAACCAAACAG AACTCTTCAAGATGGTGTGTGAACCAGATGAAAATAATGTGCATATTGGCATCCCCGCAGTAATGCTTCCCCAAGATGCTGGTTCTAGCTTGGAAACAAGTATCCAGAATAAATTAAACG TTTACGTGCAGCTATATTCTCCAAAGCGCCCTCTGGTTGATGTTGCTGAGGTGTTTTTATGGCTTATGGCTGTTGGTACCATATTATGTGCGTCTTACTGGTCTGCATGGACTGCACGAGAAGCAGCCATTGAACAGGACAAAATATTAAAG GACGCTTCTGATGAATACTTGAATACAGAATCTTCTCGATCAAGTGGCGTGGTGGACATCAACACAACATCTGCAGTTCTGTTTGTTGTGATCGCATCATGTTTCTTGATCATGCTTTACAAGCTGATGTCATACTGGTTTATTGAGGTCCTTGTTGTCTTGTTTGCCATTGGTGGTGTTGAG GGCCTGCAAACTTGTTTGGTGGCTCTGTTATCATG TTTCAGATGCTTTGATCATGCTGCACAAACATTCGTCAAGGTTCCGTTCTTAGGTGCTGTCTCGTATTTGACCCTCAGTGTCTCTCCATTCTGTGTAACATTTGCTGTTGTATGGGCTGTTTATCGCAGAATTTCCTTTGCTTGGATTGGTCAAGATATACTT GGTATCGCGCTGATAGTCACGGTAATCCAGATAATACGAGTGCCTAATCTCAAG GTGGGAACAGTTCTCCTCAGCTGTGCATTCTTGTACGACATTTTCTGGGTGTTTGTTTCCAAATGGTGGTTTCATGAAAGTGTGATGATAATG GTAGCACGTGGTGATAAGAGCGGAGAAGATGGCATCCCAATGTTACTGAAAATCCCACGAATGTTTGATCCGTGGGGTGGCTATAGCATTATCGGATTCGGTGACATTATATTACCGGGGCTATTAGTGGCCTTTTCTCTAAG GTATGATTGGTTGTCAAACAAGAGTTTGCGGGCCGGCTACTTCTTATGGGCAATGCTTGCTTATGGATTAG GTCTGCTAATTACGTACGTGGCTCTGAACTTGATGGACGGACATGGTCAACCTGCTTTGCTTTACATTGTTCCTTTCACAGTCG GCACGTTATTGACGTTAGGGAAGCATCGAGGAGATCTGAGACACTTGTGGTCAAAAGGAGAACCTGACCGGCTTTGCCCTCATGTTCAACTACAATCTTCCGAACAATAA